A region from the Colwellia sp. PAMC 21821 genome encodes:
- a CDS encoding DNA/RNA non-specific endonuclease, which produces MRDGYQKDFLPSFNIELPKPSLSLSGDVLQPPGLLDGNVVIPYIHYSLIMSKSTKQALFSAANVDNAIAQTVSGYKGRKWFIDARVGRDNQITNSAYIGTPWDRGHLTRRTAVTWGDYNTALSASNDSCAYTNASMQHKRFNEDEWRVPETAVSKFSLSKDNKLIVMTGPIFTTCDRFLTKGVGFEPVRIPSGFWKTLTYVDHNDKLVTSAYIFFQDTDTLRTTKAKQRIKLKNFRVTTTELQLWTGLEFEKQMFDSNPLCFYTGPEAIKVNRLKDLSNSTEALLAAGVIETDAYNEAKYTLELKVLYELIEELSWY; this is translated from the coding sequence ATGCGCGATGGCTATCAAAAAGATTTTTTACCTTCATTCAATATTGAGTTACCTAAGCCTAGCTTGTCTCTTTCAGGCGATGTATTGCAACCACCGGGGTTATTGGATGGCAATGTAGTCATTCCATATATCCATTACTCGCTCATTATGAGTAAATCTACCAAGCAGGCGCTATTTTCCGCTGCCAATGTTGATAATGCCATTGCGCAGACGGTATCAGGTTATAAAGGTCGTAAGTGGTTTATTGATGCGCGTGTCGGCAGAGATAATCAAATAACCAATAGTGCTTATATAGGAACACCCTGGGATAGAGGACATTTAACTCGACGCACCGCGGTTACTTGGGGTGATTACAATACGGCATTATCTGCCAGCAATGACAGTTGTGCTTATACTAATGCTTCTATGCAACATAAGCGTTTTAATGAAGACGAATGGCGTGTACCAGAAACGGCGGTTTCTAAGTTCAGTTTATCAAAAGACAATAAATTAATTGTAATGACAGGGCCAATTTTTACGACTTGCGATCGCTTTTTAACCAAAGGTGTTGGCTTTGAGCCCGTTCGTATCCCTTCAGGATTTTGGAAAACCCTGACCTATGTTGACCATAACGATAAACTCGTTACCTCAGCATATATATTCTTTCAAGACACTGACACGTTAAGAACGACTAAAGCTAAGCAGCGTATTAAACTTAAAAACTTCCGTGTAACAACAACAGAATTGCAATTATGGACAGGGTTAGAGTTCGAAAAGCAAATGTTTGATAGCAACCCGCTTTGTTTTTATACTGGCCCAGAAGCCATTAAAGTTAACAGGTTAAAAGATTTATCCAATTCAACTGAAGCTTTATTAGCTGCAGGGGTTATTGAAACGGACGCTTATAACGAAGCAAAATACACCCTTGAACTGAAAGTGCTTTATGAATTAATTGAAGAGTTGAGTTGGTATTAA
- the ppc gene encoding phosphoenolpyruvate carboxylase: MLETISQNIRSLGSVLGKTIANDKGQRWLENVERVRLLAKDGVAQDALAIDELQSLFESCDEQDLLIYGRAFSQFLNLANIAEQQHTTSEQGLAELDLPHPLASLKEQVSGCTPEAFLSAINKLHIELVLTAHPTEVNRRTFIHKYHEVAEELGQSGADLNGRIEELIEQAWHTSEIRSQRPTPLDESRWGLDAIRDSLWFAVPTFVRELDELCQAVTGQTLPLDATPITMASWMAGDRDGNPFVTAELSKQAIINARLLAAELYLLDFQNLYLELSMNKASDELTAADTDNIGPYRHILKQTIAQLERSVSLLKDNKTEGVIASPDELLKPLVICRESLLAAGLNRAANSMLLDVIRKIHCFGISLVKLDVRQHSEFHDQAISEITQSLGLGDYLTWNEQKRCEFLQQELNNPRPLLPKVKWSEQTQEVLDTFKFIAEQPKEVLGIYIISMASEQSDVLTVNLLMKATGITWDMPIAPLFETLDDLNSAAGVIDKLLTDQDYTKRTHGAQHVMIGYSDSAKDAGVLAAAWAQYQAQEALVAAAKSHNIILKLFHGRGGTIGRGGGPAHAAIASQPPGTLEGGLRVTEQGETIRFKFGLPNLAVRSLHLYASAILASLVKPQPAPKDTWRNAMEDMAKSSCAIYRDYVCEQDDFVTYFRQATPEQELSSLPLGSRPSKRKSDGGIESLRAIPWIFAWSQNRLVVPSWLGFGQAISDAGTTHKDAIKDMLDNWPYFRARISLTEMVYLKSDINISKLYDESLVEKNLLPMGEALRSQLTADRETVLKLLGQTESLESDPWNLTSFNLRRPYLLPLHLLQIEALKRLRKQPEHPVCEQLLMVSMTGIATGMRNTG, encoded by the coding sequence ATGTTAGAAACCATATCACAAAATATTCGCTCACTTGGTTCTGTACTGGGTAAAACCATTGCCAATGATAAAGGCCAACGTTGGTTAGAAAATGTTGAACGTGTGCGTTTACTCGCCAAAGACGGTGTTGCACAAGATGCGCTTGCTATTGATGAGCTACAATCCTTATTTGAATCGTGCGATGAACAAGACTTATTAATTTATGGCCGTGCGTTTAGCCAATTTTTGAATTTGGCTAATATTGCCGAGCAGCAACATACCACCAGCGAGCAAGGCTTGGCTGAGCTTGATTTGCCGCATCCGTTAGCGTCTTTAAAAGAGCAAGTTAGTGGTTGTACGCCAGAAGCGTTTTTGTCAGCTATTAATAAACTTCATATTGAATTGGTGTTAACAGCGCATCCAACAGAAGTTAATCGTCGTACGTTTATTCATAAATACCATGAGGTTGCTGAAGAATTAGGGCAGTCGGGTGCAGATTTAAATGGTCGAATTGAAGAGTTGATTGAACAAGCGTGGCATACCAGTGAAATACGCTCACAACGTCCTACACCATTAGATGAGTCACGTTGGGGTTTAGATGCTATTCGCGATAGTTTATGGTTTGCAGTGCCAACTTTTGTGCGTGAGTTAGACGAACTTTGTCAGGCTGTAACGGGGCAAACATTACCTTTAGACGCTACGCCGATTACGATGGCAAGTTGGATGGCGGGAGATCGCGATGGTAATCCATTTGTTACCGCAGAGCTGAGTAAGCAGGCTATTATTAATGCCAGATTGCTGGCGGCTGAACTGTATTTACTTGATTTTCAAAACCTGTATCTTGAATTGTCGATGAACAAAGCCAGCGATGAATTAACCGCTGCTGATACCGATAATATTGGTCCATATCGCCATATTTTAAAGCAAACCATTGCACAGTTAGAGCGTAGTGTTTCGCTATTGAAAGATAACAAAACCGAAGGGGTTATTGCCAGTCCTGACGAGTTACTCAAGCCTTTAGTTATTTGTCGTGAGAGTTTATTAGCTGCGGGATTAAACCGTGCTGCCAACTCAATGTTATTGGATGTTATTCGGAAAATACATTGCTTTGGTATTTCACTGGTTAAGCTTGATGTTCGCCAACACAGTGAGTTTCATGATCAAGCAATTTCAGAGATTACTCAAAGCTTAGGTTTAGGGGATTATTTAACGTGGAACGAGCAAAAACGTTGTGAATTTCTTCAACAAGAGCTTAATAACCCAAGGCCATTACTGCCTAAGGTTAAATGGAGTGAACAAACCCAAGAAGTGCTCGATACATTCAAATTTATTGCTGAGCAACCTAAAGAAGTTTTAGGCATTTATATTATTTCAATGGCAAGTGAACAAAGTGATGTACTCACAGTTAATTTATTAATGAAGGCGACCGGTATTACTTGGGATATGCCGATTGCACCATTGTTTGAAACACTAGACGATTTAAATAGTGCGGCAGGTGTTATTGATAAGTTACTAACTGACCAGGATTACACAAAACGTACCCATGGCGCGCAACATGTCATGATAGGTTACAGTGATTCAGCGAAAGATGCTGGCGTACTTGCCGCAGCATGGGCGCAGTATCAGGCGCAAGAAGCCTTAGTAGCTGCAGCGAAAAGTCACAATATTATTCTGAAACTATTTCATGGTCGTGGTGGCACTATCGGCCGTGGCGGCGGGCCAGCTCACGCGGCTATTGCATCACAACCTCCTGGTACTTTAGAGGGTGGTTTAAGAGTTACCGAACAGGGCGAAACCATTCGTTTTAAATTTGGTTTACCTAATTTAGCCGTGCGTAGTTTACATTTATACGCCAGTGCCATCTTAGCTAGCTTAGTGAAGCCGCAACCTGCACCGAAAGATACGTGGCGTAATGCGATGGAAGACATGGCGAAAAGCAGCTGCGCTATTTATCGTGACTATGTCTGTGAACAAGACGATTTTGTCACTTATTTTCGACAAGCAACCCCTGAGCAAGAGTTGTCGTCTTTACCGTTAGGCTCTCGACCTAGCAAGCGTAAATCTGACGGCGGCATTGAGTCGTTACGTGCTATTCCATGGATATTTGCCTGGAGCCAAAACCGATTAGTGGTGCCAAGCTGGCTAGGCTTTGGTCAGGCGATTTCTGATGCAGGCACAACACACAAAGATGCCATTAAAGACATGTTAGATAACTGGCCATATTTTAGAGCCCGTATCTCACTGACTGAAATGGTGTATTTAAAGTCAGATATTAATATATCTAAATTATATGATGAAAGTTTGGTTGAAAAGAACTTACTGCCCATGGGTGAGGCACTGCGTTCACAGTTAACGGCGGATAGAGAAACGGTGCTTAAGCTACTTGGACAAACAGAATCATTGGAAAGTGATCCTTGGAATCTTACGTCGTTTAATTTACGTCGACCGTATTTACTGCCTTTGCACTTGTTGCAGATAGAAGCATTAAAACGTTTACGAAAACAACCTGAACATCCGGTTTGTGAGCAGCTGTTGATGGTAAGTATGACTGGTATAGCAACGGGGATGCGTAATACGGGTTAG